Proteins from one Pirellulales bacterium genomic window:
- a CDS encoding PQQ-binding-like beta-propeller repeat protein, which translates to MHPSRRPWIPLAVFCLALVSAAPAFGQTNRSELIAEQTARRHGLTRAWATRITLDPGRSRVNEITIHEGALISVTNDSVVQAFDAETGRSMWSTLVGKRSYPNTPVGANAAFVAVCNGSTLYVLSRTDGSLLFTRKLQGTPSAAPAVSDDRIYIPTFAGAVESYEIDLEKPKLTPRSYRTRGSIDEAPVIAGDYLIWATNAGAVHSATKKDLTANFRFMTRGMITAGLGYWPPLVYAASADGYIYAIDEKSGKRRWQYSTGYPARETPVALDGNVYAIAEAGGMFCLSAETGNEKWFSANVASFVSASATRLYTTDETGRIIVVDRRSGAQLGEMMTELLTIKVQNIQTDRIYLATDSGLLQCLHEIDQVKPLVHALPPDPEVGPAKKPAAARAAAPAAERAMDADAAEEPAGDDPFGAEAQP; encoded by the coding sequence ATGCATCCCTCCCGACGACCTTGGATACCTCTGGCGGTCTTTTGCCTGGCGCTAGTTTCAGCCGCGCCGGCATTCGGCCAAACCAATCGTTCGGAACTCATTGCCGAGCAGACGGCACGCCGTCACGGGCTAACCCGCGCCTGGGCGACGCGCATCACGTTGGATCCGGGGCGAAGCCGAGTTAACGAGATCACGATTCACGAGGGGGCGTTGATCAGCGTTACGAATGACTCGGTGGTTCAGGCCTTCGATGCCGAGACAGGGCGCAGTATGTGGTCGACGCTGGTCGGCAAGCGTTCGTATCCGAATACTCCTGTAGGCGCTAACGCCGCGTTTGTCGCCGTCTGCAACGGTTCGACGCTGTATGTCCTTTCGCGTACCGACGGCAGCCTGTTGTTTACCCGCAAGCTGCAGGGAACGCCGTCGGCTGCTCCGGCGGTCAGCGATGATCGCATTTACATTCCGACGTTTGCTGGAGCCGTCGAAAGCTACGAGATCGATTTAGAGAAACCCAAGCTGACGCCCCGTTCGTATCGCACCCGCGGCTCGATTGACGAAGCACCGGTGATCGCGGGCGATTATCTAATCTGGGCGACAAATGCCGGCGCCGTTCATTCCGCCACCAAAAAGGACCTGACCGCCAATTTCCGCTTCATGACGCGCGGCATGATCACGGCCGGCCTGGGCTATTGGCCACCGCTGGTCTATGCCGCTTCGGCCGACGGTTACATCTACGCGATCGACGAGAAATCGGGTAAACGACGCTGGCAGTATTCGACTGGTTACCCCGCTCGCGAAACTCCCGTCGCACTGGATGGCAACGTCTATGCGATCGCCGAGGCGGGGGGCATGTTCTGCCTGTCAGCGGAAACCGGAAATGAGAAATGGTTCTCTGCCAACGTGGCATCGTTCGTTTCTGCCAGCGCAACGCGACTGTACACAACCGACGAGACAGGCCGCATAATCGTTGTCGATCGACGAAGCGGTGCGCAGCTTGGAGAGATGATGACCGAGCTTTTGACTATCAAGGTGCAGAATATCCAGACCGATCGCATCTACCTGGCAACCGACAGCGGTTTGCTGCAATGCCTGCATGAAATCGATCAGGTAAAACCTTTGGTGCACGCCTTACCCCCTGATCCCGAAGTCGGCCCGGCCAAGAAACCCGCTGCGGCCCGAGCAGCAGCCCCCGCCGCCGAGCGAGCAATGGACGCCGACGCGGCGGAAGAACCCGCAGGTGACGATCCTTTCGGTGCCGAAGCGCAGCCGTAG